In the genome of Streptomyces racemochromogenes, one region contains:
- a CDS encoding AfsR/SARP family transcriptional regulator, with amino-acid sequence MDFRLLGPIEAKRGGGATIPLSGSKVHTVLAALLLSEGRVVSDARLSALLWGWDPPATASAQIYTYMSRLRKHLGEEIEIVRRQPGYVLRAPGAWIDLTEFTRLDRLGREALADRRFEEAGTLLRDALDLWRGTALANATEQMIEAELPPLEEARMIALESRIEADLAVGRHEQVTAELTGLVAEHPVRERLRAQLMTALYRCGRQADALHTYYEGRAVLAEQLGVDPGEALGSTYQAVLGGGLGLASAAPPASAAEAAAAAAVPAGRAAPSTLPAPYGEFTGRGAELAALCERLTREDGRPRRLLITGMAGVGKTALAVRAAQDCAARFPDGQLYVELCHPDGAPKEPAEVLVRLLRALGEPPAAAAAQDLEELVRLYRTRTSGARLLLVLDGAVGDRQVAPLLPGGPEAAVLITGQARLARVAGADTTALTPVDDDEAMELLASLVGRDRLEADPDAADDLVAYCAGLPLALAVTGARLAARPHWPVARLAARLADPEGRLAELAYGDVSVREALVHCVRRVGGPELATLTGLADWDGEPFSAQYAALVLGTAEEEAESALDALVDGALMELSGLDAQGRPLYRCNDLVRLLAASLTTRDAFPSAVR; translated from the coding sequence ATGGACTTCCGGCTGCTCGGGCCGATCGAGGCCAAACGGGGAGGCGGCGCTACGATCCCGCTCTCCGGTTCGAAGGTGCACACGGTGCTCGCCGCGCTGCTGCTGTCCGAGGGACGCGTGGTCTCCGACGCACGGCTCAGCGCGCTCCTGTGGGGGTGGGACCCGCCGGCCACGGCGAGCGCGCAGATCTACACGTACATGTCGAGGCTGCGCAAGCACCTCGGCGAGGAGATCGAGATCGTCCGGCGCCAGCCCGGCTACGTGCTGCGGGCGCCCGGGGCGTGGATCGACCTGACCGAGTTCACCCGGCTCGACCGGCTGGGCCGCGAGGCCCTCGCCGACCGGCGCTTCGAGGAGGCCGGGACGCTGCTGCGCGACGCGCTGGACCTGTGGCGGGGCACCGCGCTGGCCAACGCGACCGAGCAGATGATCGAGGCGGAGCTGCCCCCGCTGGAAGAGGCGCGGATGATCGCGCTGGAGAGCCGGATCGAGGCCGACCTGGCCGTCGGGCGGCACGAGCAGGTGACCGCCGAGCTGACCGGACTGGTCGCCGAGCACCCCGTACGGGAGCGGCTGCGCGCCCAGCTGATGACGGCCCTGTACCGCTGCGGTCGGCAGGCCGACGCGCTGCACACCTACTACGAGGGGCGCGCGGTCCTCGCCGAACAGCTGGGCGTGGACCCGGGCGAGGCGCTGGGCTCCACCTACCAGGCGGTGCTCGGCGGCGGACTGGGCCTGGCCTCGGCCGCGCCCCCGGCGTCCGCCGCGGAGGCCGCGGCGGCCGCGGCGGTGCCCGCGGGACGGGCCGCGCCCTCGACGCTGCCCGCGCCCTACGGGGAGTTCACCGGACGCGGGGCCGAACTGGCCGCGCTGTGCGAGCGGTTGACCCGCGAGGACGGCCGCCCGCGCCGGCTGCTGATCACCGGCATGGCCGGGGTGGGCAAGACGGCGCTCGCGGTGCGGGCGGCCCAGGACTGCGCCGCGCGCTTCCCCGACGGGCAGCTGTACGTGGAGCTGTGCCACCCGGACGGCGCCCCGAAGGAGCCCGCCGAGGTGCTGGTGCGGCTGCTGCGCGCCCTCGGGGAACCCCCGGCGGCGGCCGCCGCGCAGGATCTGGAGGAGCTGGTGCGGCTGTACCGGACCCGCACCTCGGGCGCCCGGCTGCTGCTGGTGCTGGACGGGGCGGTGGGCGACCGGCAGGTGGCGCCGCTGCTGCCGGGCGGCCCGGAGGCGGCGGTGCTGATCACCGGTCAGGCCCGGCTGGCCCGGGTGGCGGGCGCGGACACCACCGCGCTGACCCCGGTCGACGACGACGAGGCGATGGAGCTGCTGGCCTCGCTGGTGGGCCGGGACCGGCTGGAGGCGGACCCGGACGCGGCCGACGACCTGGTGGCGTACTGCGCCGGGCTGCCGCTGGCCCTCGCGGTGACGGGGGCCCGGCTCGCGGCGCGGCCGCACTGGCCGGTGGCCCGGCTGGCGGCCCGGCTGGCCGATCCGGAGGGCCGGCTGGCCGAGCTGGCGTATGGGGACGTGAGCGTGCGCGAGGCGCTGGTGCACTGCGTGCGCCGGGTCGGCGGCCCGGAACTGGCCACGCTGACCGGGCTCGCCGACTGGGACGGGGAGCCGTTCTCCGCCCAGTACGCGGCGCTGGTGCTGGGCACCGCGGAGGAGGAGGCGGAGTCGGCCCTGGACGCCCTGGTGGACGGCGCCCTGATGGAGCTGTCCGGGCTGGACGCCCAGGGCAGGCCGCTGTACCGGTGCAACGACCTGGTACGGCTGCTGGCGGCCTCGCTGACCACGCGGGACGCCTTCCCCTCCGCGGTGCGGTGA
- the scpA gene encoding methylmalonyl-CoA mutase produces the protein MSSIPDFSELALGAAPRGATEDQWRAAVKESTGTTPADLLWETPEGIGVQPLYTGRDLEGLDFLRTYPGAAPYLRGPYPTMYVNQPWTIRQYAGFSTAEESNAFYRRNLASGQKGLSVAFDLPTHRGYDSDHPRVTGDVGMAGVAIDSIYDMRQLFDGIPLDRMSVSMTMNGAVLPVLALYIVAAEEQGVSPDKLAGTIQNDILKEFMVRNTYIYPPKPSMRIISDIFSFTSQKMPRYNSISISGYHIQEAGATADLELAYTLADGVEYLRAGQGAGLDVDAFAPRLSFFWAIGMNFFMEVAKLRAARLLWAKLVRQFDPKNAKSLSLRTHSQTSGWSLTAQDVFNNVTRTCIEAMAATQGHTQSLHTNALDEALALPTDFSARIARNTQLLLQQESGTCRSIDPWGGSAYVEKLTYDLARRAWQHIQEVEAAGGMAQAIDAGIPKLRVEEAAARTQARIDSGRQPVIGVNKYRVENDEQIDVLVVDNSSVRAQQIAKLRRLREERDEARTQDALRALTNAAERGAGQGLEGNLLALAVDAARAKATVGEISDALEKVYGRHASQIRTISGVYRTEAGESPSVERTRALVDRFEEAEGRRPRILVAKMGQDGHDRGQKVIATAFADLGFDVDVGPLFQTPAEVARQAVEADVHVVGVSSLAAGHLTLVPALREQLAEEGREDIMIVVGGVIPPADVPRLLEMGATAVFPPGTVIPDAAHDLVTRLAADLGHEL, from the coding sequence GTGAGCAGCATCCCCGATTTCTCCGAGCTCGCCCTCGGTGCGGCCCCGCGCGGCGCCACCGAGGACCAGTGGCGCGCCGCGGTGAAGGAGTCCACCGGCACCACCCCGGCCGACCTGCTGTGGGAGACGCCCGAGGGCATCGGCGTACAACCGCTGTACACGGGACGTGACCTGGAGGGCCTGGACTTCCTGCGGACCTACCCGGGTGCGGCGCCGTACCTGCGCGGCCCGTACCCGACGATGTACGTGAACCAGCCCTGGACGATCCGGCAGTACGCCGGTTTCTCCACGGCCGAGGAGTCCAACGCCTTCTACCGGCGCAACCTGGCGTCCGGGCAGAAGGGCCTGTCGGTGGCGTTCGACCTGCCGACGCACCGCGGCTACGACAGCGACCACCCGCGCGTGACGGGCGACGTCGGCATGGCCGGCGTGGCGATCGACTCGATCTACGACATGCGCCAGCTGTTCGACGGCATCCCGCTGGACAGGATGTCGGTGTCCATGACGATGAACGGCGCGGTGCTGCCGGTCCTCGCCCTGTACATCGTGGCGGCGGAGGAGCAGGGCGTCTCGCCCGACAAGCTCGCCGGGACCATCCAGAACGACATCCTCAAGGAGTTCATGGTCCGCAACACCTACATCTATCCGCCGAAGCCCTCGATGCGGATCATCTCGGACATCTTCTCCTTCACCTCGCAGAAGATGCCGCGCTACAACTCCATCTCGATCTCCGGGTACCACATCCAGGAGGCGGGGGCCACGGCCGACCTGGAGCTGGCCTACACCCTGGCCGACGGCGTGGAGTACCTGCGGGCCGGGCAGGGCGCCGGGCTGGACGTGGACGCGTTCGCGCCGCGGCTGTCGTTCTTCTGGGCGATCGGCATGAACTTCTTCATGGAGGTCGCGAAGCTGCGCGCGGCGCGCCTGCTGTGGGCGAAGCTGGTCAGGCAGTTCGACCCGAAGAACGCCAAGTCCCTCTCCCTGCGCACCCATTCGCAGACGTCGGGCTGGTCGCTGACGGCGCAGGACGTCTTCAACAACGTCACGCGCACCTGCATCGAGGCGATGGCCGCGACCCAGGGCCACACCCAGTCGCTGCACACGAACGCCCTCGACGAGGCGCTGGCCCTGCCGACGGACTTCTCGGCGCGCATCGCCCGCAACACCCAGCTGCTGCTCCAGCAGGAGTCGGGGACCTGCCGGTCGATCGACCCGTGGGGCGGCAGCGCGTACGTGGAGAAGCTGACGTACGACCTGGCGCGCCGGGCGTGGCAGCACATCCAGGAGGTCGAGGCGGCCGGCGGCATGGCGCAGGCCATCGACGCGGGCATCCCGAAGCTGCGCGTGGAGGAGGCCGCGGCCCGTACGCAGGCGCGGATCGACTCGGGCCGGCAGCCGGTGATCGGCGTCAACAAGTACCGGGTGGAGAACGACGAGCAGATCGACGTCCTCGTGGTCGACAACTCCTCGGTGCGCGCGCAGCAGATCGCCAAGCTGCGGCGGCTGCGCGAGGAGCGCGACGAGGCGCGCACGCAGGACGCGCTGCGGGCTCTGACGAACGCGGCGGAGCGCGGCGCGGGCCAGGGCCTGGAGGGCAACCTGCTGGCGCTGGCGGTGGACGCGGCGCGGGCCAAGGCCACGGTCGGTGAGATCTCGGACGCACTCGAGAAGGTGTACGGGCGCCACGCGAGCCAGATCCGTACGATCTCGGGTGTGTACCGCACCGAAGCAGGCGAGTCCCCGTCCGTGGAGCGCACCCGTGCGCTCGTCGACCGGTTCGAGGAGGCGGAGGGCCGCCGTCCGCGCATCCTGGTCGCGAAGATGGGCCAGGACGGCCACGACCGCGGCCAGAAGGTCATCGCGACGGCCTTCGCCGACCTGGGCTTCGACGTGGACGTCGGCCCGCTGTTCCAGACCCCCGCGGAGGTGGCCCGCCAGGCCGTCGAGGCGGACGTCCACGTGGTGGGCGTCTCGTCGCTGGCGGCCGGCCACCTGACCCTCGTACCGGCGCTGCGCGAGCAGCTGGCGGAGGAGGGGCGCGAGGACATCATGATCGTGGTGGGCGGTGTGATCCCGCCGGCGGACGTCCCGAGGCTGCTGGAGATGGGTGCGACGGCGGTCTTCCCGCCGGGCACGGTCATCCCGGACGCCGCCCACGACCTGGTGACGCGGCTGGCCGCGGACCTGGGCCACGAGCTGTAG
- a CDS encoding 4'-phosphopantetheinyl transferase family protein, with the protein MALREEDPAHGAAVAAAGALGAQGEAHVWWWRPPENTDPADLPLLDTEEFRRALSLPAERDAAAFVRSRAAARRALGELFRLEPRDIALGRDACPGCGDGSHGPPRLVVPPVPLALSTSRTNGCGVFALGAGPAIGIDAEALRPVRRSATTDPDLTPAERAHLAALPQGPERDAAFHRIWTRKEAVVKATGLGLSGVELGLLETHPARTGPVRVTHTHRGRTTAWTVEDLRVFDGVAVALARPAGPAAHGPVHHHTDRPATP; encoded by the coding sequence ATGGCATTGAGGGAAGAGGACCCCGCCCACGGCGCGGCGGTCGCCGCGGCCGGCGCCCTGGGCGCCCAGGGGGAGGCCCACGTCTGGTGGTGGCGTCCGCCCGAGAACACCGATCCGGCCGACCTGCCGCTGCTGGACACCGAGGAGTTCCGGCGGGCGCTGTCCCTGCCCGCGGAACGCGACGCCGCGGCCTTCGTCCGCTCCCGCGCCGCCGCCCGCCGGGCACTCGGGGAGCTGTTCCGCCTCGAACCCCGGGACATCGCCCTGGGCCGGGACGCCTGTCCCGGCTGCGGCGACGGCAGCCACGGTCCGCCCCGGCTGGTCGTCCCGCCGGTGCCGCTCGCGCTCAGCACGAGCCGTACGAACGGCTGCGGTGTCTTCGCGCTCGGCGCCGGCCCCGCGATCGGCATCGACGCAGAGGCCCTGCGGCCCGTGCGCCGCTCGGCGACCACCGACCCGGACCTGACCCCCGCCGAGCGCGCCCACCTGGCCGCCCTGCCCCAGGGGCCCGAACGGGACGCGGCCTTCCACCGGATCTGGACCCGGAAGGAGGCCGTGGTCAAGGCCACCGGCCTCGGCCTGTCCGGGGTCGAACTCGGCCTGCTGGAAACCCATCCGGCCCGCACGGGCCCCGTCCGGGTCACCCACACCCACCGCGGCCGGACCACCGCCTGGACCGTGGAGGACCTCCGGGTGTTCGACGGGGTCGCCGTGGCACTGGCCCGGCCGGCGGGACCCGCCGCGCACGGCCCCGTCCACCACCACACGGACCGGCCGGCCACCCCCTGA
- a CDS encoding Lrp/AsnC family transcriptional regulator, with translation MDAIDREILRELQRDGRLSNQELAQRVGLTPSPCMRRVRQLEQDGVIQGYRAVIDPEAVGRGFEVLVSVEVRRDRDAVEAFEAALQDIPDVVEAYRLFGSPGCLLRIAVADLRAYERLWIERLTALEGVTEVNSQIIMKRVKDPTGLPV, from the coding sequence ATGGACGCGATTGACCGTGAAATCTTGCGCGAGCTCCAGCGCGACGGCCGGCTCAGCAACCAGGAGCTGGCCCAGCGCGTGGGCCTGACCCCCTCCCCCTGCATGCGCCGGGTGCGCCAGCTGGAGCAGGACGGGGTGATCCAGGGCTACCGCGCGGTCATCGACCCCGAGGCGGTGGGCCGGGGCTTCGAGGTGCTGGTGTCGGTGGAGGTCCGCCGGGACCGGGACGCCGTCGAGGCCTTCGAGGCCGCCCTCCAGGACATCCCCGACGTGGTGGAGGCCTACCGGCTGTTCGGCAGCCCCGGCTGCCTGCTGCGCATCGCGGTCGCGGACCTGCGCGCGTACGAGCGGCTGTGGATCGAGAGGCTGACGGCGCTCGAGGGGGTCACCGAGGTCAACTCCCAGATCATCATGAAGCGCGTCAAGGACCCCACCGGCCTGCCCGTGTGA
- a CDS encoding asparaginase — MGRIVVISTGGTIASRWMGSGFAAEADGREVMATAPLPEGVSVEVVDLFSVNSPRLTTAHQLTLLRTVHEVLADPGVDGIVVTHGTDTLEESAFLVDLHHHDARSVVFTGSQLPMGSADGDGPGNLYDALLTAATTRGLGVLITFAGRVHAARGTVKTQAVALDAFADPSKELLGKIGFGKVAVLRTPERPAPLALPAMPELPPRVDMVMHHADADPLLLNAAVEAGAQGVVLIGTGAGNATPEIVEAVRAAVARGVLVALTTRVAAGPVTEIYTHGGAVDLVAAGAVPTGTLRAGQARIAVLAALLSAPDPATRTQTLRAALGTPDPVLVDA, encoded by the coding sequence ATGGGGCGCATCGTCGTCATCAGCACCGGCGGGACGATAGCCAGCCGGTGGATGGGCTCGGGCTTCGCCGCCGAGGCGGACGGCCGCGAGGTCATGGCCACCGCACCGCTGCCCGAGGGCGTCAGCGTCGAGGTCGTCGACCTGTTCAGCGTGAACAGCCCCCGCCTCACCACCGCCCACCAGCTGACCCTGCTGCGCACCGTCCACGAGGTCCTCGCCGACCCCGGCGTCGACGGCATCGTCGTCACCCACGGCACCGACACCCTGGAGGAGTCGGCCTTCCTGGTCGACCTGCACCACCACGACGCGCGCAGCGTCGTCTTCACCGGCTCGCAGCTCCCCATGGGCTCCGCCGACGGCGACGGCCCGGGCAACCTCTACGACGCCCTCCTCACCGCCGCGACCACGCGCGGGCTGGGCGTCCTGATCACCTTCGCCGGCCGGGTCCACGCCGCCCGCGGCACCGTGAAGACCCAGGCCGTGGCCCTGGACGCCTTCGCGGACCCCTCGAAGGAACTCCTCGGCAAGATCGGCTTCGGCAAGGTCGCCGTGCTCCGCACCCCCGAGCGCCCGGCCCCCCTCGCCCTGCCCGCCATGCCCGAGCTGCCGCCGCGCGTCGACATGGTCATGCACCACGCCGACGCCGACCCGCTGCTGCTGAACGCCGCCGTCGAGGCAGGCGCCCAGGGCGTCGTCCTCATCGGCACCGGCGCGGGCAACGCCACCCCGGAGATCGTCGAAGCCGTACGGGCCGCCGTCGCCCGCGGCGTCCTCGTCGCCCTGACCACGCGGGTCGCCGCCGGCCCGGTCACCGAGATCTACACGCACGGCGGCGCGGTCGACCTCGTCGCGGCCGGAGCCGTCCCCACCGGCACCCTGCGCGCCGGCCAGGCCCGCATCGCCGTCCTCGCGGCCCTCCTGTCCGCCCCCGACCCCGCCACCCGCACCCAGACCCTGCGCGCGGCCCTGGGCACCCCGGACCCGGTCCTGGTCGACGCGTAG
- a CDS encoding TauD/TfdA family dioxygenase: MPRTREHTLTLPESGTTPDAVTLTDAERDELVALASGVLAAGPARIDEPAWLDTVRDASAMLPRRILAELRRFRHDAGPDAVLLLRNVPVVASEPLPETPSVPGSVERVPAVASALVTAAMMQLGEVIAYRSEKTGALVQNVVPVPGSENSQSNAGSVLLELHVENAFHDNKPDYVGLLCVREDATGDAKLCTSSIRRALPLLSERTVAVLAAPRFLTEPPPSFGDLNSVTPAHPILVGDREDPNILVDFAATHPLDDEAAAAMSELREALMRTMSALALRVGDLAVVDNRLAVHGRTSFTPRYDGQDRWLHRVYAHLDHRRSRVDRKGGGAVLD; this comes from the coding sequence ATGCCAAGGACGCGAGAGCACACCCTTACCCTTCCCGAGAGCGGTACGACGCCGGACGCCGTCACCCTCACCGACGCCGAGCGCGACGAACTGGTCGCCCTCGCCTCCGGGGTGCTCGCCGCCGGGCCGGCACGGATCGACGAGCCGGCCTGGCTGGACACCGTCCGGGACGCCTCGGCGATGCTGCCCCGCCGGATCCTCGCCGAGCTGCGCCGCTTCCGGCACGACGCCGGACCGGACGCGGTGCTGCTGCTGCGCAACGTGCCGGTGGTGGCGAGCGAACCGCTGCCGGAGACGCCGAGCGTGCCCGGTTCGGTGGAGCGGGTGCCGGCCGTGGCGTCGGCCCTGGTCACGGCCGCGATGATGCAGCTCGGCGAGGTCATCGCCTATCGCAGCGAGAAGACCGGCGCCCTGGTGCAGAACGTCGTGCCGGTGCCGGGGAGCGAGAATTCCCAGAGCAACGCGGGATCGGTTCTGCTGGAACTCCACGTCGAGAACGCCTTCCACGACAACAAGCCCGACTACGTGGGGCTGCTGTGCGTGCGCGAGGACGCGACGGGCGACGCCAAGCTGTGCACCTCCTCGATACGGCGGGCGCTCCCGCTGCTTTCCGAGCGCACGGTCGCGGTACTGGCCGCGCCGCGGTTCCTCACCGAGCCGCCGCCGTCCTTCGGCGACCTGAATTCCGTCACGCCGGCGCACCCCATCCTGGTCGGGGACCGCGAGGACCCGAACATCCTGGTGGACTTCGCCGCGACGCACCCGCTGGACGACGAGGCCGCGGCCGCCATGTCCGAGCTGCGCGAGGCGCTCATGCGGACGATGTCGGCGCTGGCGCTGCGGGTCGGCGACCTCGCCGTGGTGGACAACCGGCTCGCCGTGCACGGCAGGACCTCCTTCACCCCTCGTTACGACGGCCAGGACCGCTGGCTGCACCGGGTGTACGCGCACCTGGACCACCGGCGCAGCCGGGTGGACCGCAAGGGCGGCGGGGCGGTGCTCGACTGA
- the meaB gene encoding methylmalonyl Co-A mutase-associated GTPase MeaB — translation MPPRIDIDVYVKGVLDGKRAHVARAITLVESTRADHRALAQRLLTELLPHTGKARRIGISGVPGVGKSTFIDAFGSMLTGLGHRVAVLAVDPSSTRTGGSILGDKTRMERLAVDPAAFVRPSPSAGTLGGVAKATRESMIVMEAAGYDVVLVETVGVGQSETTVAGMVDSFLLLSLARTGDQLQGIKKGVLELADVLAVNKADGPHERDAKAAARELSGALRLMHPADAAWTPPVLTCSARESSGLDEVWNRLEQHRTVLETGGRLAAKRAAQQVEWTWSMVRDELLDRLRSNPAVRELAPGLEASVRAGTVTPTSAADRILDAFGG, via the coding sequence ATGCCCCCGAGGATCGACATCGACGTGTACGTGAAGGGCGTGCTCGACGGGAAGCGCGCGCACGTCGCGCGCGCCATCACCCTGGTCGAGTCCACCCGGGCGGACCACCGGGCCCTGGCCCAGCGGCTGCTGACGGAGCTCCTGCCCCATACGGGAAAGGCGCGCCGGATCGGCATCAGCGGGGTGCCGGGGGTGGGCAAGTCCACCTTCATCGACGCGTTCGGCTCGATGCTGACGGGCCTGGGGCACCGGGTCGCGGTCCTGGCGGTGGACCCCTCGTCCACGCGCACGGGCGGCTCCATCCTGGGTGACAAGACCCGGATGGAGCGCCTCGCGGTCGACCCGGCGGCCTTCGTGCGGCCCTCGCCCTCGGCGGGGACGCTGGGCGGGGTCGCGAAGGCCACGCGCGAGTCGATGATCGTGATGGAGGCGGCGGGCTACGACGTGGTCCTGGTGGAGACGGTCGGCGTCGGCCAGTCGGAGACCACGGTCGCCGGGATGGTCGACTCCTTCCTGCTCCTGTCGCTGGCCCGTACGGGCGACCAGCTCCAGGGCATCAAGAAGGGCGTCCTGGAACTGGCGGACGTCCTCGCGGTGAACAAGGCGGACGGCCCGCACGAGCGCGACGCGAAGGCCGCGGCCCGGGAACTGTCGGGCGCGCTGCGCCTGATGCACCCGGCGGACGCGGCGTGGACCCCGCCGGTGCTGACGTGCAGCGCGCGGGAGTCCTCGGGCCTGGACGAGGTCTGGAACCGCCTGGAGCAGCACCGGACGGTCCTGGAGACGGGCGGCAGGCTGGCGGCCAAGCGGGCGGCGCAGCAGGTGGAGTGGACGTGGTCGATGGTCCGCGACGAGCTCCTGGACCGCCTCCGCTCGAACCCGGCGGTGCGCGAACTGGCCCCCGGTCTGGAAGCCTCCGTCCGGGCGGGCACCGTCACGCCGACGTCGGCGGCGGACCGGATCCTGGACGCGTTCGGAGGCTGA
- the mutA gene encoding methylmalonyl-CoA mutase small subunit — MTVLPDDGLSLAAEFPDTTHEQWQRLVEGVLRKSGKEVTGEAAEAALSTKLEDGLITRPLYTARPEADGPDADGPDTGFPGFAPFVRGGTPEGGSASGWDVRQRIAGSDPVRVNEAALADLENGTTSLWLTVGRQGVPAEALGRALQDVYLDLAPVTLDAGAEYADAARALLALYAEREVAPEAARAALGIDPLGHEARTGEAVDTAPAVEIAREAAASWPGVRALTVDALPYHEAGGSAAEELGLSLATGVAYLRALTGAGLGTEAAFGQLEFRYSATADQFLTIAKLRAARRLWARIAEACGTPEAGAQRQHAVTSPVMMTRRDPWVNMLRTTVACMAAGVGGADSVTVLPFDSELGLPDAFARRIARNTSTVLLEESHLARVIDPAGGSYYVEQLTDELAHAAWEFFQTVERAGGLAAALRSGLVAERLAATWAARSKKLATRREPVTGVSEFPLLSEKPLVREAAPAAPSGGLPRVRRDEAYEALRARSDAHLEATGSRPRIFLAALGPASAHTGRATFASNLFQAGGIEPVHDPVSVDAANAAEAYAASGADGVAVLCSSDALYEERAAAVAAALRGAGATTVFLAGKPGTCADAVDEYVFAGCDAVAVLSSVLDRMGVPRDQ; from the coding sequence ATGACGGTCCTGCCTGACGACGGGCTCTCCCTGGCCGCCGAATTTCCTGACACGACACATGAGCAGTGGCAACGCCTCGTCGAGGGCGTACTGCGCAAGTCGGGCAAGGAAGTCACCGGCGAGGCAGCGGAAGCAGCACTGTCCACCAAGCTAGAGGACGGGCTCATCACCCGCCCGCTGTACACGGCGCGCCCCGAAGCGGACGGCCCCGACGCGGACGGCCCCGACACCGGCTTCCCCGGGTTCGCGCCCTTCGTACGGGGCGGCACCCCCGAAGGCGGCAGCGCCTCGGGCTGGGACGTGCGCCAGCGCATCGCGGGCAGTGATCCGGTACGGGTCAACGAGGCGGCCCTCGCCGACCTGGAGAACGGCACCACCTCCCTCTGGCTGACCGTCGGCCGGCAGGGCGTACCCGCCGAGGCCCTGGGCCGCGCCCTGCAGGACGTCTACCTCGACCTCGCCCCGGTCACCCTGGACGCCGGAGCCGAATACGCCGACGCCGCGCGCGCGTTGCTCGCCCTGTACGCGGAGCGCGAGGTGGCCCCCGAGGCCGCCCGCGCCGCGCTCGGCATCGACCCGCTGGGCCACGAGGCCCGCACCGGCGAGGCCGTGGACACCGCCCCCGCCGTGGAGATCGCCCGCGAGGCGGCCGCGTCCTGGCCGGGCGTGCGCGCGCTGACCGTCGACGCCCTGCCGTACCACGAGGCCGGCGGCTCGGCGGCCGAGGAGCTCGGCCTGTCCCTGGCCACCGGCGTCGCGTACCTGCGCGCCCTCACCGGGGCCGGCCTCGGCACCGAAGCCGCCTTCGGGCAGCTGGAGTTCCGCTACTCGGCGACCGCCGACCAGTTCCTGACCATCGCCAAGCTGCGTGCCGCGCGCCGCCTGTGGGCCCGGATCGCCGAGGCCTGCGGCACCCCCGAGGCGGGTGCGCAGCGGCAGCACGCCGTGACCTCGCCGGTGATGATGACCCGCCGCGACCCGTGGGTGAACATGCTGCGGACCACCGTGGCCTGCATGGCGGCCGGTGTGGGCGGCGCGGACTCCGTCACCGTGCTCCCGTTCGACAGCGAGCTGGGTCTGCCGGACGCCTTCGCGCGCCGCATCGCACGCAACACCTCGACCGTCCTCCTGGAGGAGTCGCACCTGGCCCGGGTGATCGACCCGGCGGGCGGCTCGTACTACGTGGAGCAGCTCACCGACGAACTGGCGCACGCGGCCTGGGAGTTCTTCCAGACCGTCGAGCGGGCCGGCGGCCTGGCCGCCGCGCTGCGCTCCGGGCTGGTCGCGGAGCGGCTCGCGGCCACGTGGGCGGCGCGCTCCAAGAAGCTGGCCACCCGCCGCGAACCGGTCACCGGGGTCAGCGAGTTCCCGCTGCTGTCGGAGAAGCCCCTGGTCCGCGAGGCGGCTCCGGCCGCGCCCTCGGGCGGTCTGCCGCGGGTGCGGCGCGACGAGGCGTACGAGGCGCTGCGCGCCCGCAGTGACGCGCACCTGGAAGCCACCGGCAGCCGGCCGCGGATCTTCCTCGCGGCCCTGGGCCCGGCCTCCGCGCACACCGGGCGGGCGACCTTCGCGTCGAACCTGTTCCAGGCGGGCGGCATCGAGCCCGTGCACGACCCGGTGTCGGTGGACGCGGCGAACGCCGCCGAGGCGTACGCGGCGAGCGGCGCGGACGGTGTGGCGGTGCTGTGCTCCTCGGACGCGCTGTACGAGGAGCGGGCCGCGGCGGTGGCCGCCGCCCTGCGCGGGGCCGGCGCGACGACGGTGTTCCTCGCGGGCAAGCCCGGCACCTGCGCCGACGCGGTGGACGAGTACGTGTTCGCCGGCTGCGACGCGGTCGCCGTGCTGTCCTCCGTACTCGACCGGATGGGAGTGCCCCGTGACCAGTGA